From a single Silene latifolia isolate original U9 population chromosome 6, ASM4854445v1, whole genome shotgun sequence genomic region:
- the LOC141587738 gene encoding putative F-box protein At1g32420: MNINKNPKTSSNSQRISETPKRRFRYSTRISKSKYLPPEICTQILTKLTAKSLLRFRCVSRSWCSIIDDPDFVDMHFKLCNNNSGKNNSKLLIALEDLGDDYYEGCMLTVREADTLEKTCRIFMTSNAYSYHIIGSCNGLLLVNQKHELSCYPEELRLWNPSIRKSLILPVNPHSRYLIISTTRYLFGFAPDSKDYKVAAFTFGKSRGIEPGKMYFAVFTLRDQQWTVRNNQFGITLMNPFRDGYGPFQSLSTAVFFHGAAYWLGQNDNRGRRGELTHLCSFDFESENITFLELPFTLNERSNLGFLFLFGESLAIFSISNVASSIWVLQQDNVKRPWTLWFSGKSSPKAFAVLDFCYFKHQKLFYCESGGYFVCGKWAYDIASCEVQELGRMNCGVQLETYTESLVLSKGYGACYLRDSHE; the protein is encoded by the coding sequence ATGAATATCAACAAGAATCCCAAAACTTCATCGAATTCGCAGCGGATTTCAGAAACACCAAAAAGAAGATTCAGATATTCGACCCGTATTTCAAAATCCAAGTACTTACCACCCGAAATTTGCACTCAAATTTTGACAAAATTAACCGCGAAAAGCTTATTAAGATTCAGGTGCGTATCCAGATCTTGGTGCTCCATTATCGATGATCCTGATTTTGTAGACATGCATTTTAAACTTTGCAATAACAATTCGGGGAAGAATAATAGTAAATTATTAATAGCCCTCGAGGATTTGGGAGATGATTACTATGAAGGGTGCATGTTGACAGTTCGTGAGGCCGATACGCTTGAAAAAACATGTCGAATCTTCATGACATCTAATGCTTACTCGTACCATATTATCGGTAGCTGTAATGGGTTGCTCCTTGTTAATCAAAAGCACGAGCTTTCTTGTTACCCGGAAGAATTGAGATTGTGGAACCCTAGTATTCGTAAATCATTGATTCTTCCTGTGAACCCACATTCTCGCTATTTGATCATTTCTACTACTAGGTATTTGTTTGGGTTCGCCCCTGACAGTAAGGATTATAAAGTGGCTGCATTCACATTTGGAAAAAGTCGAGGTATAGAGCCTGGAAAGATGTATTTTGCCGTTTTTACACTCCGTGATCAACAATGGACCGTCAGAAATAATCAATTTGGTATTACTTTAATGAACCCGTTTAGAGACGGGTATGGGCCATTTCAGTCTTTATCTACTGCTGTTTTCTTTCACGGAGCAGCTTATTGGCTTGGACAAAATGATAATCGAGGCCGACGGGGTGAATTAACTCATCTTTGTTCCTTTGACTTTGAATCGGAAAATATCACCTTTCTGGAACTGCCATTTACTTTGAATGAAAGAAGCAACTTGGGGTTTCtgtttctttttggggaatcactAGCGATTTTCAGTATTTCTAACGTTGCTTCGAGCATATGGGTGCTACAACAAGACAACGTAAAGAGGCCATGGACTCTATGGTTTTCAGGAAAATCAAGTCCGAAAGCTTTTGCAGTACTCGATTTCTGCTATTTTAAACATCAAAAGCTGTTCTATTGTGAGAGTGGTGGCTATTTTGTTTGCGGGAAGTGGGCTTATGATATAGCCAGTTGCGAAGTGCAGGAACTCGGAAGGATGAACTGCGGTGTACAACTAGAAACGTATACGGAGAGCTTGGTGTTGTCCAAAGGGTACGGAGCATGCTACTTGCGTGATTCCCATGAATAA
- the LOC141587739 gene encoding putative F-box protein At4g38870, protein MNSSNNPTKQSKFWGISETKYLPPEIWTQIFEKLPTKTLIKSICVCKSWCSIINHPDFVNMHFRRCNNNSEDNKNPKLLVALEGLGLYNNVGCSLTVRKAETLQKTCRIFKRHDSYSYRIIGSCNGLLLVSRNDGPPCYREELRLWNPCIRKSLVIPACPFSTSLFTNSVYVFGFAPISKDYKVVAFAFEKSPEIEPRKMFFAVYTLRDQQWSVRNNQFDIILPNTTGTFGPFHSVSTAVSFRGAAYWLGQIDNQNQENRLTHLGSFDFESENITFLKLPFTLEETQYLRFLFLLGGSLAVFSISEVNSSIWVLEQANVNRPWSLWFTGKSSWYGYKAFTNCICKHRKVFYCESDGGYFVCGEEAYNIASCEMQELQRYMRFDGQLETYSESLVLSAGYGARDLKFFP, encoded by the coding sequence ATGAATAGCAGTAATAATCCCACGAAGCAGTCTAAATTTTGGGGGATTTCAGAAACCAAGTATTTACCACCCGAAATTTGGactcaaatttttgaaaaattaccAACAAAAACCCTGATAAAATCCATATGCGTTTGCAAATCTTGGTGTTCCATTATTAATCACCCTGATTTCGTTAATATGCATTTTCGACGTTGCAATAACAATTCCGAAGATAATAAAAATCCTAAATTATTAGTAGCCCTCGAGGGTTTGGGACTCTATAACAATGTAGGGTGCTCGTTGACAGTCCGTAAGGCCGAAACGCTTCAAAAAACCTGTCGAATTTTCAAGAGACATGATTCGTACTCGTACCGTATTATAGGTAGCTGTAATGGGTTGCTCCTTGTTAGTAGAAATGATGGCCCTCCTTGTTACCGGGAAGAGTTGAGATTGTGGAACCCTTGTATTCGCAAATCGTTGGTAATTCCCGCTTGCCCATTTTCGACGTCTTTATTCACGAATTCTGTTTATGTGTTTGGTTTCGCTCCTATTAGTAAGGATTATAAAGTGGTTGCGTTTGCATTTGAAAAAAGTCCGGAAATAGAGCCTAGAAAAATGTTTTTTGCGGTCTATACACTTCGTGATCAACAATGGAGTGTCAGAAATAATCAATTCGATATAATTTTGCCGAACACTACAGGTACGTTTGGGCCGTTTCATTCTGTATCAACTGCTGTTTCTTTTCGAGGGGCAGCATATTGGCTTGGACAAATTGATAACCAAAACCAAGAGAATAGATTAACTCATCTTGGTTCCTTTGACTTCGAGTCGGAAAATATCACCTTTTTGAAACTGCCATTTACTTTGGAGGAAACACAATACTTAAGGTTCTTGTTTCTTCTTGGGGGCTCGCTAGCGGTTTTCAGTATTTCTGAGGTAAATTCCAGCATATGGGTGCTAGAACAGGCCAACGTAAACCGGCCCTGGTCTTTATGGTTTACTGGGAAATCAAGTTGGTACGGTTATAAAGCGTTCACGAACTGCATTTGTAAACATCGAAAGGTGTTCTATTGTGAGAGTGACGGTGGCTATTTTGTTTGTGGGGAGGAGGCTTATAATATAGCTAGTTGCGAAATGCAGGAGCTTCAAAGATATATGAGGTTCGATGGACAATTGGAAACATATTCGGAGAGCTTGGTGTTGTCCGCAGGATACGGAGCTCGCGATTTGAAGTTTTTCCCATGA
- the LOC141587740 gene encoding F-box/kelch-repeat protein At3g23880-like: MKSRTNSTTSSSLQQNSETLSNIRQYLFNIPESKYLPPEVWTQILSSLPAKTLLQFRCVCKSWYSIIDNPDFIHLHFQHCKINSGNNKLLLALESFGEGNKDKRRLFTIHEAETWEGNQEGWVLTVREAETLENTSVIFRKPDSYSYHIKSSCNGLLLVGRYGPRFHDELKLWNPCIRKSLLLPTCPLSLPRATRYYLLGFAPHSKDYKVVAFACESSQDTDIQPRKMHSAVYTLRDQLWTVKNPITTCIVLDLYSLSTAVFFRGATYWLLRNHNQSTELSHLGSFDFDKEIINLLELPFSLDETGFVRFLFLLGGSLAVFSISQVTSSIWVLEQDNEKRPWTRWFSGKSTWDAHQLFLGEKCSYQKVFYYESDGGYFVCGNMAYNIASGQVHPLKRYMSSHLKLETYSESLVLSKGYEAPDSRDFP, from the coding sequence ATGAAGAGCAGAACGAATTCCACAACTTCATCAAGTTTGCAACAGAATTCAGAAACTTTATCAAACATTCGCCAATATTTGTTCAATATTCCAGAATCCAAGTACTTACCACCCGAAGTTTGGACTCAGATTTTGTCATCATTGCCGGCGAAAACCCTGTTACAATTCAGGTGCGTATGTAAATCTTGGTACTCCATTATCGATAACCCTGATTTCATTCACTTACATTTCCAACATTGTAAAATCAATTCTGGGAATAATAAGTTATTACTAGCCCTTGAGAGTTTTGGGGAAGGCAATAAAGATAAACGGCGGCTGTTTACAATTCATGAGGCTGAAACTTGGGAAGGTAATCAAGAAGGGTGGGTATTGACAGTTCGTGAGGCTGAAACTCTTGAAAATACCAGTGTCATTTTTAGGAAACCTGATTCGTACTCGTACCATATTAAAAGTAGCTGTAACGGGTTGCTTTTAGTGGGACGATATGGTCCTCGTTTCCATGACGAATTGAAATTGTGGAACCCTTGTATTCGCAAATCGTTGCTACTTCCAACTTGCCCACTTTCCCTGCCGCGCGCAACTAGGTACTATTTGTTAGGGTTTGCCCCTCATAGTAAGGATTATAAAGTGGTTGCCTTTGCATGTGAAAGTAGTCAGGATACAGATATACAGCCTAGAAAGATGCATTCTGCAGTTTATACACTCCGTGATCAACTATGGACCGTTAAAAATCCGATCACTACTTGTATTGTGCTTGACCTTTATTCTCTGTCAACTGCTGTGTTCTTTCGAGGGGCAACATACTGGCTTCTACGTAATCATAATCAAAGCACTGAATTATCTCATCTTGGTTCCTTTGACTTCGACAAAGAAATAATCAACCTTTTGGAACTGCCATTTAGTTTGGACGAAACAGGCTTCGTGAGGTTTCTGTTTCTTCTTGGGGGATCGCTAGCCGTTTTTAGTATTTCTCAAGTAACTTCCAGCATATGGGTATTAGAACAAGACAATGAAAAGCGGCCGTGGACTCGTTGGTTTTCAGGGAAATCAACTTGGGATGCTCATCAATTGTTCTTAGGCGAGAAATGTTCTTATCAAAAGGTGTTCTATTATGAGAGTGATGGTGGCTATTTTGTTTGCGGAAACATGGCTTATAATATAGCTAGTGGTCAAGTTCATCCGTTGAAAAGATATATGAGCTCTCATTTAAAATTGGAAACATATTCGGAAAGCTTGGTGTTGTCCAAAGGATACGAAGCCCCTGATTCAAGGGATTTCCCATGA
- the LOC141587741 gene encoding F-box protein CPR1-like translates to MVSISFGFGFDDLNDDYKLVRVTDVKSFNQILPKHVVYREVMVYSLNQSTWKLAERVKDPIDSLMVTQNGALIKNHLLHWLFSDSDHCRIGCFDTRSDKWVRDVPLMQLMAACKRSLGVINGCLCLSTTTTSSGILWMLKDYEAKESWIKLFHVTPLLSSHSFQFTQPFFCFPRESKYEVLLANVDRDGLFWFDIGQPYGRIKSVKRIPAFVGGCLFTESLVQIRGGRHIT, encoded by the coding sequence ATGGTATCAATTAGTTTTGGATTCGGGTTTGATGATTTAAACGATGATTATAAACTTGTCAGGGTAACGGACGTGAAAAGTTTTAATCAAATATTACCTAAACACGTTGTGTACAGGGAGGTGATGGTCTATAGTTTAAACCAGAGTACATGGAAACTCGCGGAGCGTGTAAAAGACCCAATAGATTCATTAATGGTGACACAAAACGGTGCTCTCATAAAAAACCATCTACTACATTGGTTGTTTTCGGATTCTGACCACTGTCGAATTGGTTGTTTTGATACTCGGTCCGACAAATGGGTTAGAGACGTTCCTTTGATGCAGTTAATGGCTGCTTGTAAGCGAAGCTTGGGTGTTATTAATGGCTGCTTGTGTTTATCCACAACTACTACTTCATCGGGAATTCTTTGGATGTTGAAAGACTATGAAGCAAAGGAATCTTGGATTAAGTTGTTTCATGTTACTCCATTACTTAGCTCTCATTCTTTTCAATTCACCCAACCTTTTTTTTGCTTTCCTAGAGAATCAAAATACGAGGTTTTGTTAGCGAATGTTGACCGGGACGGGCTATTTTGGTTCGACATCGGACAACCATACGGTAGGATAAAATCAGTTAAAAGGATTCCGGCTTTTGTTGGAGGGTGCCTTTTTACAGAAAGTCTTGTTCAAATTCGAGGTGGTCGTCATATCACCTAA